Genomic DNA from Desulfuromonas versatilis:
CGGGTTCTATACCTTTAGAAGCCTTTTCACGGCTTCGAGAACCCGGGTCGGCTGGATCGGTTTGGTGAGATATTCATTGGCTCCCAGGGCCATGGCCCGTTCTCTGTCCTCCTGGGCACCTTCGGTGGTGATGATGATGATGGGAACATCCTTGTTGGCGGGATCATTACGCACCAAGCTGACCAGTTTCAGCCCATCCATGATGGGCATATTGATATCGGTCAGGATAAGGTCGAAGCGGTTGCCAGCAATTTTCTTCAGCCCGTCAACTCCGTCCGAGGCCTCGACAATCGTAAATTCCCTTACCCGCTTCAGGGCAAAGACAATCAACTGACGCATGGTCGGCGAATCTTCGACGATAAGAAGCTTGAAATTTTTCGCGGACACGAAGAACCTCCCCCTCCAGGGCTATTTGGTCAGCAGCTCAATGAATCCCTGCATGGTTGAAAGTTTTCTCTCGGATTCGGAATACAACTTGGACGAGAAAATAGCAGTCGCGGCGTGGCCGGCAAGCAGCGTGAACAACTCGTAGTCCACCTCGGCGAAATGGTCCTTCTGCACCAGTAGTTTATAAATGACAATGACGCCAATGACCTGCTCTTTGATCTTCAGCGGGATGCAAACCATGGGCCGGGAAAGTTCCCGGCTGTAACCGGCTATCTCCTCGATGAAATAGTTTTCCCCGGTTTGGGCTGCCTGACCGATGATTCCCTTGCCCATGGGGACTATCGGAAAATCTCCCGTGGCGATCCCCTCGCTGGCAACGGCCTGCAGTTTTTTGGCTTTCTCGTCAAGCAGAAGAATGCCGAATTCTTCCCCACCGATCAAATTAATGATGATTTCCATGATGATCTGCAGGACTTCACGAAAATCCAGGGTCGAATGCAACTGGTAGGAGGCTATGTAGAGGTTGGCGAGTTTATTGTTCTCAGCTTCGATCTCGACATATCGGTTGGCGAAATCGAGATTTTCCTTTTCGACCTGCCTGATCCGGTCGAGAATTTCCACTCTTTCCTGTTCAAGGTCCCTTACCTTACGCCTGAGATGATCTTTCTCAGGGTCCTGGCTATCCGAGGGGTACGATTTTTCCGGGCCCCTCAGGGACTCCTTGAGCTCCAGCAGTTGGAAACGCAGCCGTTCGTTCTCCTTGAGCAACTCCTGGGTGAACTCGGCCCCCTTCTTGAACGCCTGGAGAAACTCTTCGGCGCGTTTCACTATCGAGCGGTCGTCATCCCGTTCGGTCATCCCTCATCTCCCGTGGTATATCTGTCTGCTGGAATCAGTTGTAACAGCGGCGCAGAATTTCGCTGCAAATCAGCGGCAAGGGCACCACCTTGTCCACTTTGCCGGTGGCGATCGCCTCTTTGGGCATGCCGAACACGACGCTGGTCTCCTCGGCCTCGGCCAACGCCTGGCCGCCTGCCTTCTTGATGTCCAGGACCCCCTGGGCCCCGTCGTTGCCCATGCCGGTCAGGACCACGCCAAGCAGGTCAGCCCCGAAAACCTCAGCGGCGGATGTGAACATGGCATCCACCGAGGGAACGTAGCGCTGCCCCTCCCTGGGTTCGACGACCTGCACCGACACCTCATCTCCGACCCGGGTAAAAACCAGGTTCCTGCCCCCAGGCGCAACCAGCACGCGACCAGGCAGCAGCAGGTCGCCCGATTTGGCTTCGGCGATTTCGAGATGGCTGTACTTGTTGAGCCGCTCGGCAAAGGCGCGGGTGAAGACCGGCGGCATATGCTGGGACACGGCAAAGGCGATGGGCACCGGTTCCTGGATCGCGGAAAAGATCGCCTGGAGCGCCGGCGGCCCTCCCGTCGAGGCCCCGATCACCACATGGGAAATGGCCTGGCGGGCACTGCTGTTGGCTAACCGGGTGCCGGCACTGCAGGGTGGCTTGACCATGGTGCGCGTGAGCACCTTGCGCAAATCGGTTCGCGCCACCTGGAGAACCTTCTGCACAAGATCCTCGCGGATCTTGACGAGCTCGGGGGAAACCCTGGCGGAAGGCTTGGGTATGAATTCGACGGCGCCCAACTCGAGTGCCTTGAATACGTTTTCATCCTCCGCCAGTGCCGAAACGACGATGACCGGCGTCGGGCGCTGCTCCATGACAATCCGCAGAAAGCCGAACCCGTCCATGCGAGGCATGGCCAGATCGAGGGTGACCAGGTCGGGCTGCAGGTCGAAAACCTTGCGCAGCCCTTCTTCGCCGTCGCAGGCATCCCCGACCACCTCCACGCCGGGGATGGCCTCGAGCATTTTGGCAATAGTCCTGCGGTTGAACGCAGAATCGTCAATAACCAGTATTCGCAGCGGCGAGGTCATGACACCCCTTCCGGGCATTCGGACAGCGAAGGCCTCTGATACACCATGTCGTGGGTAAAATGCCTCAGGGCAAATGCGTTGGAAATATTCATCAAAGATTCCGAGTGACCGAGCAACAGGTACCCCTCGGGTCGCAGCCGATGGTAAAAGCTCTCGATTACCCTGCGCTTGGCGGCCAGATCGAAATAGATGATCACGTTGCGGCAGAAGACCACATCCATTTTACCCAACAGGGCGACCCGCGCCGAATCGAACAGGTTGAGATAGCTGATGGACACCAGGTCCCTCACCCGATCTGAAATCCGGAACTTGCCTTCCGTTTCGGAAAAATAACGTCTCTGGTAATCGGGCTTGGTGCTGCGAAAGGAGCTGGCACCATAGAGCCCTTTCCGGGCGATCTGCAGCACCCGTTGGCTGATATCCGTGCCGATGATTTCGATCTTCCAGTCCCGCAGGGAAGGTTCTTCGAGCAGCAGCATGGCCAGAGTGTACGGCTCCTCGCCGGAAGAGCAGCCGGCGCTCCAGATTCGCAGACTCCGGTCGCCGTTTCGTTCCTTGCGCTCGCGGATTTCGGGAATGATTTCCTCGCTGAAGGTTCTCAGCTGAAAATCTTCGCGGAAAAAATAGGTTTCGTTGGTGGTCAATGCATTGACCACCTCGGTCAACTCCTGGTCACGGTCCTTGTTGTACCGCAGCAGATAATAGTAATCCTTGAACGACTTGAGTCGATGCTGCTGCAGCCGTTTTCCCAACCGCCTTTCCAGCAGGTACTTGGAATCGGGCGTGAAATGAAGTCCGCAGTGCTGGTACACCAGGTCCCGCAGCAAGCGGAACTCTTCATCGTTCATGGGGATTTCGGGGTTGAAAAAAAGCATTTCTACCTCACCCCCGAGTCTGGGTCAACTCTTGGAGAAAATCCTGCAACAGTTGGCGGACCAGTTCCTCACCTTCCACCAGCAGGCGATCTTCCAGAAATTTTCTACAGGCCGGCCCCTCCAATTCGACCATGGCCCGGATAAAGTTGGCCCTGACATCCCAGTGCCGGTGATTGATCAATCCCTGCCGATTCGCGCCGACCCATTCGCGCCGGCCGCTGCCCGCCAGGATCTTGACCGCCGCGGTTACGACTTCCTCATCCTCGTGGGCCAGGGCCTTCTGGGACAGTTCATAAGCGAGCTGAGGAGAGGATTCGCCCAGGGTCTCCAAGGCGGCAATGCCCACCAGGCCGACCGGGTCGAAAAGAGCCTGGCTGATGAGAGTCGTCGCCCGCTCCCCCCCAAGACGCCCCAGAGAACGAACCGCCGCGGCACGCACCCAGATATCCTCGTCCTGCAAAGCAAGTTCCAAAGGCGCCAGTGCCTCCGGATCACCGGTGGAGCCGAGAACCTCGGCGGCCAGTCTGCGCACATCGGCATCCTCGTCGGTCAGGGCGAGCCGCAGGGTGTGCAGATGGCGACTGCCACAGTGTCCCTCCATTGCCCGCACTGCCGCGCGACGGACGTCCGCTGATTCGTCTTTTAGTGCGAAGGCGAGATGCTCCGCGGTTTGGCTGTCCTGACACTGCCCGATAATGACAACCCCGTGCATTCGCAACTGCGGATCGTCTTTTTCCAGCAGGGGTACAACCTCCTGCAGCAGAGTTCCTCCAGCCAGGGGGGCGAGTTCCATCAGTGCCTGGGCGGCAGCCTGTCGTATCTCCTCGGATTCCGCTGCCAGAGCCCCGATCAGATCGGGGATGGAGCCTGGGTCGCCGATCTGCCCCAGGGAGCGGGCACAGACCTGAACCAGGTCGGAATCCCCGGAATGCAGTCCCGATACCAGCAGGGGCCGCGCCGCCCCGCAACGGGCAGCACCGTAGATGTAGGCCAGATAGATTCGCCGGTCAACCCCTGCGGTCTCCCAGAATTCAAGCAGAAGGTCAGCCGCCACGTTGCAGAGTTTAACCAGGCCGGCAAAAGCATCCTGGCGAAGTTCGACGTCTTCCAGCAGATCGAGAAGCTCGGCGGCAAATCGTCCATCGTCAAGCAGGCCGACAATTTGCAAAGCCGCCTCCTGCACCTGGCGGTTCGGGCTTTTGAGCAGGCCACCTACCGCCTGCCTGGCGGATTCGCCGACCGAACCGGCAAGCTGGGCCGAGACTGCCGGAAACTCATGGCTGATTCGCGCCAGGGCGACGGCGGCAGCTTCGCGGACGTTGCGCATGGGGTCAATCAGGCCCTCAACCAGGGGCTCAAGACCGCCGGGGCCGCCGATTCGACCCAGGCAGTCGAAAAGAGCCTTGCGCAGCAGCGGTTCATCCCCAAAAGGGAGAAGCCGACCCACCGGTACGGGCGCTCCGATCTGCCCGAGGGCCTCCAGAATGGTGAAGCGATACAACAGGTCCGCGTTTTCCATGGCCAACAGCAGGGCCGGAACCGCATCGGCCAGTTTGAGCTTGCCGAGATTTTCCGCACCGGCGGCCCGAACGTTCTCGTCGGAATCCTTCAAGGCCGCGATCATCGGCTCAAGGCAGGAGTTGTCGCCGATTTCCCCGAGGATGTCCAGCACGAATTTGCGCACGTCAGGATCACCACAGTCGACCTCCTCGAGCAGAAAGGGGATTGCCTGACGACCCAATCTCGTCAAAATGTCGACGGCCGCATTGCGCAGACCCGCATTGTCGTGGGCATGCAGCAATTCGACGATTTGCCCGGCAAGTTCGCCGGCGCTCGGCAGGGACAAAAAGAGGTCGCTGGCTTCTTTGCGCACCCGCCAGCTCTCATCGCCGAGCGCCTGCAACAGGTGATCGGGTGGGGTTTGAAATCCGCTGCGCGCCAAAAGCCGCAGACCATTCAGCCGCTCTTCCTCCCTGGAGGATTGCAGCAATTGTAAAATCTTCCCGCTCTCTTCCACCGCAGCTCCCGTCATTATTTCTGTTGTTTAGCCTGAAAAAGCTCATTGCCGCGCCGGGCAATCATTTTCTCAAGGGCCAGACGAAGGTAGACTTCGCCGCCGGAGATGCCAGGCAGTCGCCTGGCGAATGTCCTGTGCCCCTCGGCGATCGGGTCGGCCAACAGGTCGTAAACCCTCCCGGAACGGACTCCCTCATCGACGAGATCCTGATGAAAAAGCACGATATCGGCCGCGATCATTTCCGCAAGCTGCCGCGCCTTTTCCCGGTCCGCCGCCGGCGCCGAATCGCCTCCGGGCGGCTTGCCCGGGGTGGCGGCAGGCTCGGCGATGCCCGATTGCCCCGGATCCCTCTGCTCTTCGCTGCCAGTTTTATGCCGGAGACGGCCCGTCAACTCCGAAATAAGGGGTACGAGATCGGATTCCAACCGATGGA
This window encodes:
- a CDS encoding response regulator, producing MSAKNFKLLIVEDSPTMRQLIVFALKRVREFTIVEASDGVDGLKKIAGNRFDLILTDINMPIMDGLKLVSLVRNDPANKDVPIIIITTEGAQEDRERAMALGANEYLTKPIQPTRVLEAVKRLLKV
- a CDS encoding GAF domain-containing protein, which translates into the protein MTERDDDRSIVKRAEEFLQAFKKGAEFTQELLKENERLRFQLLELKESLRGPEKSYPSDSQDPEKDHLRRKVRDLEQERVEILDRIRQVEKENLDFANRYVEIEAENNKLANLYIASYQLHSTLDFREVLQIIMEIIINLIGGEEFGILLLDEKAKKLQAVASEGIATGDFPIVPMGKGIIGQAAQTGENYFIEEIAGYSRELSRPMVCIPLKIKEQVIGVIVIYKLLVQKDHFAEVDYELFTLLAGHAATAIFSSKLYSESERKLSTMQGFIELLTK
- a CDS encoding protein-glutamate methylesterase/protein-glutamine glutaminase, whose protein sequence is MPGRGVMTSPLRILVIDDSAFNRRTIAKMLEAIPGVEVVGDACDGEEGLRKVFDLQPDLVTLDLAMPRMDGFGFLRIVMEQRPTPVIVVSALAEDENVFKALELGAVEFIPKPSARVSPELVKIREDLVQKVLQVARTDLRKVLTRTMVKPPCSAGTRLANSSARQAISHVVIGASTGGPPALQAIFSAIQEPVPIAFAVSQHMPPVFTRAFAERLNKYSHLEIAEAKSGDLLLPGRVLVAPGGRNLVFTRVGDEVSVQVVEPREGQRYVPSVDAMFTSAAEVFGADLLGVVLTGMGNDGAQGVLDIKKAGGQALAEAEETSVVFGMPKEAIATGKVDKVVPLPLICSEILRRCYN
- a CDS encoding CheR family methyltransferase, translated to MLFFNPEIPMNDEEFRLLRDLVYQHCGLHFTPDSKYLLERRLGKRLQQHRLKSFKDYYYLLRYNKDRDQELTEVVNALTTNETYFFREDFQLRTFSEEIIPEIRERKERNGDRSLRIWSAGCSSGEEPYTLAMLLLEEPSLRDWKIEIIGTDISQRVLQIARKGLYGASSFRSTKPDYQRRYFSETEGKFRISDRVRDLVSISYLNLFDSARVALLGKMDVVFCRNVIIYFDLAAKRRVIESFYHRLRPEGYLLLGHSESLMNISNAFALRHFTHDMVYQRPSLSECPEGVS
- a CDS encoding HEAT repeat domain-containing protein; amino-acid sequence: MLQSSREEERLNGLRLLARSGFQTPPDHLLQALGDESWRVRKEASDLFLSLPSAGELAGQIVELLHAHDNAGLRNAAVDILTRLGRQAIPFLLEEVDCGDPDVRKFVLDILGEIGDNSCLEPMIAALKDSDENVRAAGAENLGKLKLADAVPALLLAMENADLLYRFTILEALGQIGAPVPVGRLLPFGDEPLLRKALFDCLGRIGGPGGLEPLVEGLIDPMRNVREAAAVALARISHEFPAVSAQLAGSVGESARQAVGGLLKSPNRQVQEAALQIVGLLDDGRFAAELLDLLEDVELRQDAFAGLVKLCNVAADLLLEFWETAGVDRRIYLAYIYGAARCGAARPLLVSGLHSGDSDLVQVCARSLGQIGDPGSIPDLIGALAAESEEIRQAAAQALMELAPLAGGTLLQEVVPLLEKDDPQLRMHGVVIIGQCQDSQTAEHLAFALKDESADVRRAAVRAMEGHCGSRHLHTLRLALTDEDADVRRLAAEVLGSTGDPEALAPLELALQDEDIWVRAAAVRSLGRLGGERATTLISQALFDPVGLVGIAALETLGESSPQLAYELSQKALAHEDEEVVTAAVKILAGSGRREWVGANRQGLINHRHWDVRANFIRAMVELEGPACRKFLEDRLLVEGEELVRQLLQDFLQELTQTRG